In Phycisphaeraceae bacterium, the genomic stretch CCACGCAATAAAGTGTGTTGGGAAAGGTATGCCGTTCCCGACTCGTTGGTGGAAAATACGACTCGCTGCTCCCATCCACGCTGGGTTACCTACAATTCCCCGCATGCTTCCAAAATATCTCCGGTCAGCGAAGATCGTTTTCAAAGGCAAGCGTTTTGACATTGCCCGTACGAAGGGCAGACATCCGCGAGAAATCATCGTGCATCCTGGTGCCGTGGTGATCCTGCCGTTTCTGGACCGCGAGACCGTGGCATTGATACGTAACGAGCGCGTGGCTGTCGGCGAAAAATTGTGGGAATTGCCTGCCGGTACACTCGAACCGGGTGAGCCGCCTCTATCCTGCGCCAGGCGTGAGTTGATCGAGGAGACCGGCTATCGCGCCAAGCGCGTCCGTCAGCTGACGATGTTCTTCACCAGCCCTGGAATTTGCACGGAAAAGATGTTCGCATTCGTGGCTGAGGGATTGGTTCAGGTCGGTCAACATCTGGATGAAGGGGAAAAGATCACAGTTGAACCGATGGGCCTGTCGAAAACGTACGACATGGTAAGGCGAGGAAAAATCCGTGACGGCAAAAGTATCGCGACGTTGCTCTTTTATCGCTCGTACCTCGAGGGTGAACGATGAGTTGGCAGGACCGGGCCTACAACCGCGAAGATCGCGAAGGTGATCGATCGTTCTCGATGAGCGGTTTGGGTGGACGTTCCGTCACGACATGGCTGATAGCAATATGTATCGCAGTGTTTGTGATCGACGCATTGACGGGGCGCATGGCTGGACGGTCGCATGCCATCGGTAACGGCCTGCTCACGGAATGGGGATACTTTTCCGCAGGTACACTTCAGCGGTTTCAGCTCTGGCGGATCATCACCTTTCAATTTCTGCACGCCGATATTCTGCACATCGCGTTCAATATGTACTTTTTGTATTTCTTCGGTCGAATCGTAGAAAGCGCGCTGACCCCGCTTCGCTACCTTGCGTTTTATCTGCTCTGTGGAATAGGCGGAGCTGCACTTTACATGGGACTCTTGGCGTTGGGTGATGCGACTCAGGCGACGCATGTGCCGTTTCTCCTTTTTGGAAATCCAAACACACCGCTCGTGGGGGCGTCTGCTGGTATTTTTGGTGTCATGCTGGCTGCGGCTGCGCTCGCTCCGCACCAGACGGTTTCACTGATTATCCCGCCCATTACTCTGCGCCTTCGCACATTGGTTTACATCCTTGTTGCGCTGGCAGCTTTTTTCGTGATGGTGGACAACCAAGGCG encodes the following:
- a CDS encoding NUDIX hydrolase; translated protein: MLPKYLRSAKIVFKGKRFDIARTKGRHPREIIVHPGAVVILPFLDRETVALIRNERVAVGEKLWELPAGTLEPGEPPLSCARRELIEETGYRAKRVRQLTMFFTSPGICTEKMFAFVAEGLVQVGQHLDEGEKITVEPMGLSKTYDMVRRGKIRDGKSIATLLFYRSYLEGER
- a CDS encoding rhomboid family intramembrane serine protease, which produces MSWQDRAYNREDREGDRSFSMSGLGGRSVTTWLIAICIAVFVIDALTGRMAGRSHAIGNGLLTEWGYFSAGTLQRFQLWRIITFQFLHADILHIAFNMYFLYFFGRIVESALTPLRYLAFYLLCGIGGAALYMGLLALGDATQATHVPFLLFGNPNTPLVGASAGIFGVMLAAAALAPHQTVSLIIPPITLRLRTLVYILVALAAFFVMVDNQGGEAAHLGGALVGALLIRRPGWLAFAEYPKRFLPQRRKQSRWQRKLKAMRTSEESEQAEVDRILDKVRQHGLHSLSRSEKKALQRATQRQRQTG